Proteins found in one Elephas maximus indicus isolate mEleMax1 chromosome 11, mEleMax1 primary haplotype, whole genome shotgun sequence genomic segment:
- the CBLN2 gene encoding cerebellin-2, producing the protein MPALGRCRRAPLSMAVRRGALRAPAAGVPGLGAALALLLLLLPAGCPVRAQNDTEPIVLEGKCLVVCDSSPSADGAVTSSLGISVRSGSAKVAFSATRSTNHEPSEMSNRTMTIYFDQVLVNIGNHFDLASSIFVAPRKGIYSFSFHVVKVYNRQTIQVSLMQNGYPVISAFAGDQDVTREAASNGVLLLMEREDKVHLKLERGNLMGGWKYSTFSGFLVFPL; encoded by the exons ATGCCGGCGCTGGGCAGGTGCCGCCGCGCGCCGCTGAGTATGGCCGTGCGCCGGGGGGCGCTGCGCGCGCCGGCCGCCGGGGTCCCGGGCCTGGGGGCGGCGCTggccctgctgctgctgctactgccgGCCGGCTGCCCGGTGCGCGCTCAGAACGACACGGAGCCCATCGTCCTAGAGGGCAAGTGCCTGGTGGTGTGCGACTCGAGCCCGTCAGCCGATGGCGCCGTCACCTCCTCGCTGGGCATCTCCGTGCGCTCGGGCAGCGCCAAGGTGGCCTTCTCTGCCACGCGCAGCACTAACCACGAGCCATCTGAGATGAGCAACCGCACCATGACCATCTATTTCGATCAG GTCTTAGTAAATATTGGCAACCATTTCGATCTTGCCTCCAGCATATTTGTAGCACCGAGAAAAGGGATCTATAGTTTCAGCTTCCACGTGGTCAAAGTATATAATAGACAGACCATCCAG GTCAGTTTAATGCAGAATGGCTACCCAGTGATCTCCGCATTTGCAGGAGACCAGGACGTCACCCGGGAAGCAGCCAGCAATGGCGTCCTGCTGCTCATGGAAAGGGAAGACAAAGTGCATCTCAAACTGGAGAGGGGCAACCTCATGGGAGGGTGGAAATATTCCACCTTCTCCGGCTTCTTGGTCTTTCCTTTATAA